A genomic segment from Luteolibacter ambystomatis encodes:
- a CDS encoding response regulator transcription factor encodes MAETTILVVEDDPAVRRGIVDVLEYAGYRTLEAPDGHAGMDLALRANYRLALLDLVMPGPSGFDILEALRKKRPGQAVIILSARGEENDRVRGLTTGADDYVVKPFSMKELLARVDAVLRRTCERAAPASESPIPGGTADFTARKLTFHDGRSEELSEREADLLRYLVESRGRLVTREEILRQLWGLDPDRTETRTIDMHIMHLRAKLGDKDQTLLTTVRGKGYRFHTSDQA; translated from the coding sequence ATGGCCGAAACCACCATCCTGGTCGTAGAGGACGATCCCGCCGTGCGCCGCGGGATCGTCGACGTGCTGGAGTACGCCGGATATCGTACTTTGGAGGCACCCGACGGCCACGCCGGCATGGACCTGGCGCTGCGCGCGAACTACCGGCTGGCCCTGCTCGATCTGGTGATGCCCGGTCCTTCCGGTTTCGACATCCTCGAGGCGCTGCGGAAGAAACGTCCCGGCCAGGCCGTGATCATCCTCTCCGCACGCGGCGAGGAAAACGACCGCGTCCGCGGCCTGACCACCGGCGCGGACGACTACGTGGTGAAACCTTTCAGCATGAAGGAGCTTCTCGCCCGCGTGGATGCGGTGCTGCGCCGCACCTGCGAACGCGCGGCTCCCGCCAGCGAAAGTCCGATCCCCGGCGGCACCGCCGATTTCACCGCACGCAAGCTCACCTTCCACGATGGCCGCAGCGAGGAACTTTCCGAGCGCGAGGCGGACCTGTTGCGCTATCTGGTGGAGTCCCGGGGCCGTCTCGTCACGCGCGAGGAAATCCTGCGCCAGCTCTGGGGACTCGATCCGGACCGCACCGAGACCCGCACCATCGACATGCACATCATGCATCTCCGCGCGAAACTCGGCGACAAGGACCAGACCCTCCTCACCACGGTGCGCGGCAAGGGCTACCGCTTCCACACCTCCGATCAGGCATGA
- a CDS encoding rhodanese-like domain-containing protein, translating into MKTIAILTLLPALLCAETSSTPAQQQKAEPNPRIDYPGFVQTATDLQKVREANRVSEDDFLRMMGESGTVVLDARSKARFDEMHVKGALHLDLTDFNAPALEKLIPDKTTRILIYCNNNFKGAERPFPAKAVQVALNVQTFINLHTYGYRNVKELAPLIEISKVKLPMEGTTVTK; encoded by the coding sequence ATGAAAACCATTGCCATTTTGACGCTTCTTCCGGCGCTGCTCTGCGCCGAAACATCCTCCACTCCGGCGCAGCAACAGAAGGCGGAGCCGAATCCACGCATCGACTATCCCGGCTTCGTCCAAACCGCGACCGATCTGCAGAAGGTCCGCGAGGCCAACCGCGTCAGCGAGGACGATTTCCTCCGCATGATGGGCGAGTCCGGCACCGTGGTGCTGGATGCGCGCAGCAAGGCGAGGTTCGATGAAATGCACGTGAAGGGCGCGCTCCATCTCGACCTCACCGACTTCAACGCGCCCGCGTTGGAAAAACTGATCCCGGACAAGACCACCCGCATCCTGATCTACTGCAACAACAACTTCAAAGGCGCGGAACGCCCCTTCCCCGCGAAGGCGGTGCAGGTGGCGCTCAATGTCCAGACCTTCATCAACCTCCACACCTACGGCTACCGGAACGTGAAGGAACTGGCGCCCCTGATCGAAATCTCCAAGGTGAAGCTGCCGATGGAAGGAACCACCGTCACGAAATGA
- a CDS encoding vWA domain-containing protein, with the protein MKTHLMLLSAATMLLTAPLHGRENGPANEPEVDSAPAKNRVQIALLLDTSNSMDGLIDQAKTQLWKVVNTFTDAKRDGEAPRVEVALYEYGNNHLSVDNQWVRQVQPLSSDLDSISKALFSLKTYGGEEYCGAVIRRSLSDLRWDDSKDTYKVIFIAGNEPFTQGPVDARKACKDALAKGVTINTIHCGSREEGMTGAWHDGAALGGGKYMAINQDRAVVNIPAPQDKEISDLGIELNKTYLGYGKDRAAGSARQQEADKDASANAKAGAGVNRAVTKAGGNYRNATWDLVDAARDKKVDPAKLAEAELPEAMRGMKPEDRAAYIEKAAKERAAIQEKIVTLNREREAFVAEEMKKQAAKSDQTLDEALVETTREQASARGYTFAK; encoded by the coding sequence ATGAAAACACACCTCATGCTCCTCTCCGCAGCCACCATGCTGCTGACTGCTCCGCTTCACGGCCGCGAAAACGGCCCTGCCAACGAGCCGGAAGTCGATTCCGCTCCGGCCAAAAACCGCGTCCAGATCGCCCTGCTGCTCGATACCTCGAACAGCATGGACGGTCTCATCGACCAGGCGAAGACCCAGCTCTGGAAGGTCGTCAACACCTTCACCGATGCGAAGCGCGACGGCGAGGCACCTCGGGTCGAAGTGGCCCTCTACGAATACGGCAACAACCACCTGAGCGTGGACAACCAATGGGTCCGCCAGGTCCAGCCGCTGAGCTCCGACCTCGATTCAATCAGCAAGGCGCTGTTCTCGCTGAAGACCTACGGCGGCGAGGAATACTGCGGCGCGGTCATCCGGCGTTCGCTTTCCGATCTGCGCTGGGATGACTCGAAGGACACCTACAAGGTGATCTTCATCGCTGGCAACGAACCCTTCACCCAGGGTCCGGTCGATGCACGCAAGGCCTGCAAGGACGCACTCGCGAAAGGAGTGACCATCAACACCATCCACTGCGGCAGCCGTGAGGAAGGCATGACGGGTGCGTGGCACGATGGTGCGGCGCTGGGTGGCGGGAAGTACATGGCCATCAACCAGGACCGTGCGGTCGTCAACATTCCCGCTCCGCAGGACAAGGAGATCTCCGATCTCGGCATCGAGCTGAACAAAACCTACCTCGGGTATGGCAAGGATCGCGCTGCCGGATCCGCCCGCCAGCAGGAAGCGGACAAGGATGCATCCGCGAACGCGAAGGCCGGTGCGGGTGTCAACCGCGCCGTCACCAAGGCCGGTGGCAACTACCGCAATGCCACGTGGGATCTTGTCGATGCGGCCAGGGATAAGAAAGTCGATCCGGCGAAGCTCGCCGAAGCCGAGCTGCCGGAAGCGATGCGCGGCATGAAGCCTGAAGACCGCGCGGCCTACATCGAAAAGGCCGCGAAAGAACGCGCGGCGATCCAGGAAAAGATCGTCACCCTCAACCGTGAACGCGAAGCCTTCGTGGCGGAGGAAATGAAAAAGCAGGCGGCGAAGAGCGATCAGACGCTCGACGAGGCCCTGGTCGAAACCACCCGTGAACAAGCATCGGCCCGCGGCTACACCTTCGCCAAGTGA
- a CDS encoding GDSL-type esterase/lipase family protein, with product MSFRSIAVLSLMVSGAVVHAQDAPGSPVYPVPQRGMEKRHQQKVEQIRAKKYDLLMIGDSITHNLELPAYKEIWDKFYGSRNAIDLGYSGGRTENTLWNLQNGELQGQSPKAITLLIGTNNTDDANYPVVHTPEQVVEGVTAIVKLLREKCPQSKILLLRIFPRTNVYKKPDGSERGSSEKRFAANLRAGELMAKLADNKNVFFLDVNHVFLKPDGTVDPKLVPDLLHPGPAGALLWAQAMEPTLSTLMGDSPKEAAPANNSVVPVSKLESDSYDWFKRHEEVMKAKEGLDPQVVLIGDSITHFWGGIPQSAGAKPRGPLSWDKAFAGKKALNLGYGWDRAQNVLWRLDHGEFDGLHPERVVINIGTNNFSGTNHARANTPAEVAEGIREIILRVRSKSPSSKIVLMGVFPRDKAPDSPRRKLIGDLNSLLKNEWSNVPGVTFLDIGPKFLQPDGTLPVDLMSDGTHPTEKGYAIWADALLGL from the coding sequence ATGTCATTTCGTTCGATTGCCGTGTTGTCGCTGATGGTCTCCGGGGCCGTCGTCCATGCCCAGGATGCTCCCGGTTCCCCGGTGTACCCCGTTCCGCAGCGGGGGATGGAAAAACGCCACCAGCAGAAGGTGGAGCAGATCCGTGCGAAGAAATACGACCTGCTGATGATCGGCGACTCGATCACCCACAACCTCGAGCTGCCCGCCTACAAGGAGATCTGGGACAAGTTCTACGGCTCGCGGAATGCGATCGACCTCGGCTACAGCGGCGGCCGCACCGAGAACACATTGTGGAATCTCCAGAACGGCGAGCTGCAGGGCCAGTCGCCCAAGGCCATCACCCTGCTGATCGGCACGAACAACACCGACGATGCGAACTACCCGGTGGTCCACACCCCGGAGCAGGTTGTCGAAGGCGTCACCGCCATCGTGAAGCTGCTGCGCGAAAAGTGCCCTCAATCAAAGATCCTGCTGCTGCGCATCTTTCCGCGCACGAATGTTTACAAGAAACCGGACGGCAGCGAACGCGGCAGTTCGGAGAAACGCTTCGCCGCGAACCTGCGTGCCGGGGAACTGATGGCGAAGCTCGCGGACAACAAGAACGTGTTCTTCCTGGATGTGAACCACGTGTTCCTGAAGCCGGACGGCACGGTCGATCCGAAGCTGGTGCCGGATCTCCTCCATCCCGGCCCGGCGGGTGCGCTGCTGTGGGCGCAGGCGATGGAGCCGACGCTTTCCACCCTGATGGGTGACTCACCGAAGGAAGCCGCGCCTGCGAACAACTCGGTGGTGCCGGTGTCCAAGCTGGAGAGCGATTCCTACGACTGGTTCAAGCGTCACGAGGAGGTGATGAAGGCCAAGGAGGGCCTTGATCCGCAGGTGGTGCTCATCGGCGACTCGATCACCCACTTCTGGGGCGGCATCCCGCAGAGCGCGGGCGCGAAGCCACGCGGTCCACTGTCGTGGGACAAGGCCTTCGCCGGCAAGAAAGCACTCAATCTCGGCTACGGCTGGGATCGTGCCCAGAACGTCCTGTGGCGGCTCGACCATGGCGAGTTCGACGGCCTGCATCCGGAACGTGTGGTGATCAACATCGGCACCAACAATTTCTCCGGCACCAATCACGCCCGCGCCAATACCCCGGCGGAAGTGGCGGAAGGCATCCGCGAAATCATCCTGCGCGTTCGTTCCAAATCGCCGTCCTCGAAGATCGTGCTGATGGGCGTGTTCCCGCGCGACAAGGCTCCGGACTCACCACGCCGCAAGCTCATCGGCGATCTCAACTCCCTGTTGAAAAACGAGTGGTCGAACGTGCCTGGAGTGACCTTCCTCGACATCGGGCCGAAGTTTCTCCAGCCGGATGGAACGCTGCCGGTGGACCTGATGTCGGACGGCACGCATCCCACCGAGAAAGGCTACGCCATCTGGGCGGATGCCTTGCTCGGACTCTGA
- a CDS encoding GDSL-type esterase/lipase family protein codes for MLPNRIAALYAGLAGVSMALAAGPAEMVQQPGSEARHEMKAAAAHADNHELLFIGDGAIAALETGPFREVWDRFFDARHSLDLGYEGSRTANILWNLRHGELDGQTPKAVVLLTGGDDSADPTRTPDEIAAGVSAIVQLLHEKCPDTKILLLRPLPRTDSDRDEATHKRSATDLRAGELVAKLADDEKVFFLDTNHVFYKLDGSLETVLLPESGKPSPEGAMEIAREMEPVLASMLGEQPKEPLSSNSAIVPVSKLEKDGYDWWERHRAILKLADDLKPEIVLIGDSITHFWDGAPQSEQMKPRGPQSFEQTFSGKRVINLGYGWDRTQNVLWRLDHSELDGIHAQWVVINIGSNNFAGTPNARVNTPAEIADGIREIVLRVRAKSPGSKIIITGVFPFGRDPDASKRDPVNELNKLLADTYRDIPGIRFIDVNSELLQPDGTLSAEIMPDGVHPAEKGYKIWGEALAKAMQ; via the coding sequence ATGCTCCCCAACCGTATCGCGGCTCTCTACGCGGGGCTCGCCGGCGTATCGATGGCGCTCGCCGCCGGTCCTGCGGAGATGGTCCAGCAACCGGGTAGCGAAGCCCGGCATGAGATGAAAGCAGCCGCCGCCCATGCGGACAATCACGAGTTGCTGTTCATCGGAGACGGCGCGATCGCCGCCTTGGAGACCGGCCCGTTCCGTGAGGTCTGGGACCGCTTTTTCGATGCCCGGCATTCGCTCGATCTAGGATATGAAGGCAGCCGCACCGCCAATATCCTCTGGAATCTCCGGCACGGCGAACTCGACGGCCAGACACCGAAGGCGGTGGTCCTTTTGACCGGAGGCGACGATTCCGCCGATCCGACCCGGACGCCGGATGAGATCGCCGCCGGAGTCTCCGCCATCGTGCAACTACTGCACGAAAAATGTCCGGACACGAAGATCCTGCTGCTACGCCCACTGCCGCGCACCGACAGCGACCGGGATGAGGCCACGCACAAACGCTCCGCCACCGACCTCCGCGCCGGTGAACTGGTGGCGAAGCTGGCCGATGACGAAAAAGTCTTCTTCCTCGATACCAACCACGTCTTTTACAAGCTCGATGGCTCGCTGGAAACCGTGTTGCTACCCGAGTCCGGAAAGCCCTCACCAGAGGGCGCGATGGAGATCGCCCGGGAGATGGAACCGGTGCTGGCATCCATGCTGGGCGAGCAACCGAAGGAACCCCTCTCCTCGAACAGCGCCATCGTGCCGGTGTCAAAGCTGGAGAAAGACGGCTACGACTGGTGGGAACGCCATCGCGCGATCCTGAAGCTGGCGGACGACTTGAAGCCGGAGATCGTCTTGATCGGAGATTCCATCACCCACTTCTGGGACGGCGCGCCGCAGTCCGAGCAGATGAAGCCGCGCGGCCCCCAATCGTTCGAGCAGACTTTCTCGGGCAAGCGGGTGATCAATCTCGGCTATGGCTGGGACCGTACCCAGAATGTCCTGTGGCGGCTCGACCACAGCGAGCTGGATGGCATCCACGCGCAGTGGGTGGTGATCAACATCGGCAGCAACAACTTCGCGGGCACGCCGAACGCGCGGGTCAACACACCTGCGGAAATCGCCGATGGCATCCGCGAAATCGTACTGCGGGTGCGGGCGAAGTCGCCAGGCTCGAAAATCATCATCACCGGCGTGTTCCCCTTCGGCCGCGATCCGGACGCCTCGAAGCGCGATCCGGTCAACGAACTGAACAAACTGCTGGCGGACACCTATCGGGATATCCCGGGCATCCGCTTCATCGATGTGAACTCGGAGTTGCTCCAGCCGGATGGCACCCTGTCCGCGGAGATCATGCCGGATGGCGTCCACCCGGCCGAGAAGGGCTACAAGATCTGGGGCGAGGCTCTGGCGAAAGCGATGCAGTGA
- a CDS encoding patatin-like phospholipase family protein, translated as MSAPIPSPAATDPRVLQPAPRARLLSFDGGGIRGLFALQIAKRIETLLREKHGRPDLVLADHFHYIGGTSTGAIIAAFLSWGLPVDDIVGLYRENAVAMFRKAGWAQRFTSHRFVAEGLSEFLRSFFVEDDGAPATLGTRKLKTLFLLVARNASTGSAWPLSNNPLAKYNDPVSPGCNLQIPLWQLVRASTAAPTFFPPEVLEVKGEHGEPLTFAFEDGGVTPFNNPAHLMHLMATLPEYRLGWAAGIDRMSVVSVGTGKVRTGRGDKLFVDVLAQAKNLPASLIGSFQQYQDLLCRVAGECRHGSPIDGELGDLIRPHDGAKFLYARYDRTFDDDDLAAAARYTEKGFTLDNLELMDFLAEHGARHAEATVNLAHFDDV; from the coding sequence GTGTCCGCCCCCATTCCCTCCCCTGCTGCCACTGATCCACGCGTGCTCCAGCCCGCGCCGCGCGCGCGCCTGTTGTCTTTCGATGGTGGCGGTATCCGCGGCCTTTTTGCTCTGCAAATCGCGAAGCGCATCGAGACCCTGCTGCGTGAGAAACATGGTCGCCCGGACCTCGTGCTGGCGGATCATTTCCACTACATCGGTGGCACCAGCACCGGTGCGATCATCGCTGCATTCCTGTCCTGGGGCCTGCCGGTGGATGACATCGTGGGCCTCTATCGCGAAAACGCCGTGGCCATGTTCCGCAAGGCGGGCTGGGCGCAGCGTTTCACCAGCCACCGCTTCGTGGCGGAGGGTCTCTCGGAATTCCTGCGCTCGTTCTTCGTGGAGGACGATGGTGCGCCCGCCACGCTCGGCACCCGGAAACTGAAAACCCTGTTTCTGTTGGTGGCGCGAAATGCTTCCACCGGCTCAGCCTGGCCGCTCTCGAACAATCCGCTGGCAAAGTACAACGATCCCGTCTCGCCCGGCTGCAATCTCCAGATTCCGCTGTGGCAGCTCGTCCGGGCAAGCACCGCCGCGCCGACCTTTTTCCCGCCCGAAGTGCTGGAGGTGAAAGGCGAGCACGGCGAACCGCTCACCTTCGCCTTTGAGGACGGCGGCGTGACCCCTTTCAACAATCCCGCACACCTCATGCATCTCATGGCCACGCTGCCGGAGTATCGCCTCGGCTGGGCGGCGGGCATCGACCGCATGAGTGTCGTTTCCGTAGGCACCGGCAAGGTCCGGACCGGTCGTGGCGACAAGCTTTTCGTGGATGTGCTGGCGCAAGCCAAGAACCTGCCCGCCTCGCTGATTGGTTCCTTCCAGCAATACCAGGACCTGCTCTGCCGCGTGGCCGGTGAATGCCGCCATGGCTCGCCCATCGATGGCGAACTGGGCGACCTGATCCGGCCACACGATGGCGCGAAGTTTCTCTACGCCCGCTACGACCGCACCTTCGACGACGATGATCTCGCCGCCGCCGCCCGCTACACCGAAAAGGGCTTCACCCTCGACAACCTGGAACTCATGGACTTCCTCGCCGAACACGGCGCGCGCCATGCGGAAGCGACCGTGAACCTCGCACATTTCGACGATGTCTGA
- a CDS encoding SLATT domain-containing protein translates to MSDTPSFIRRLWFVGFAGHRAVPDPAGAKAAIARELEVVRSSIDGELVGISSAAAGADLLFLEACGEAGIRTVVLLPFPRERFHEDFDDEAEWQRACKLMDAAWWCEVSPGGEEAPAAYHVVARESLDIAERMLFLWDGKAPRGLGGTGETVIETRERRIPARLISADTLEARWDVEPPAAKADPAFAGLPAITEVSEWFEKLDERASSSAPRSRRFSAWSMSLNHLATIFQAIFVVAALAAPVGALVKFILVLIAAILPWVGGRLRWKERWIRDRVGAELLRSLLASHQPGSPLRPPAIELFGREEALLRTAAMHLIRHRGDWEAARDHYLRERVDGQIGYLKSKGEKAAAKMKIFGTLFWVSALLSMVLGGVAVAGAFMGTKPTSPAGIWLIFLTTVLPGVAAWCLAMISVFEFKRRASLYRQLVEELIRLRPQVAAANCASALTRAMQQIERLLLNELWEWQGSLEK, encoded by the coding sequence ATGTCTGACACGCCATCCTTCATCCGCCGCTTGTGGTTTGTCGGCTTCGCCGGTCACCGGGCCGTGCCTGATCCCGCAGGCGCCAAGGCAGCGATCGCCCGTGAACTGGAAGTCGTCCGCAGTTCCATCGATGGCGAGCTGGTGGGCATCTCCAGCGCCGCCGCCGGAGCGGATCTTCTTTTCCTGGAGGCCTGCGGTGAGGCGGGCATCCGCACCGTGGTACTGCTGCCGTTTCCACGCGAGCGCTTCCATGAAGATTTCGACGACGAGGCGGAGTGGCAGCGAGCCTGCAAGCTGATGGATGCCGCCTGGTGGTGCGAGGTATCTCCCGGCGGCGAGGAAGCCCCCGCCGCCTACCACGTGGTGGCACGCGAAAGCCTCGATATCGCGGAACGCATGCTCTTCTTGTGGGATGGCAAGGCGCCGCGCGGTCTCGGAGGTACGGGAGAAACCGTAATTGAAACCCGGGAGCGGCGGATTCCCGCCCGCCTTATTTCCGCGGACACTCTCGAAGCCCGCTGGGACGTTGAGCCGCCTGCGGCCAAGGCCGATCCTGCTTTCGCCGGGCTTCCCGCCATCACCGAGGTCTCGGAATGGTTCGAAAAACTCGATGAGCGCGCGTCCTCCAGCGCGCCCCGTTCGCGGAGGTTCTCCGCATGGTCAATGTCGTTGAATCATCTGGCCACCATTTTCCAGGCGATCTTCGTCGTGGCAGCACTGGCGGCCCCAGTCGGCGCACTGGTGAAGTTCATTCTCGTCCTGATCGCCGCCATCCTGCCCTGGGTGGGAGGCCGCCTGCGCTGGAAGGAGCGCTGGATCAGAGATCGTGTGGGAGCGGAGCTGCTCCGGTCGCTGCTCGCCAGCCACCAGCCCGGAAGCCCCCTGCGCCCGCCCGCGATCGAGCTTTTCGGTCGTGAGGAAGCATTGCTCCGTACCGCCGCCATGCATCTCATCCGTCATCGCGGCGACTGGGAGGCCGCACGTGACCATTACCTCCGTGAGCGGGTGGACGGCCAGATCGGTTACCTGAAATCCAAGGGTGAAAAAGCCGCGGCAAAGATGAAGATCTTCGGTACCCTGTTCTGGGTCAGCGCGCTGCTGTCCATGGTGCTGGGCGGGGTCGCCGTGGCCGGGGCGTTCATGGGAACAAAGCCCACATCACCCGCAGGCATCTGGCTCATTTTCCTCACCACCGTGCTGCCCGGCGTGGCGGCATGGTGTCTCGCGATGATCTCGGTATTCGAGTTCAAGCGCCGGGCCTCGCTCTATCGCCAGCTCGTGGAAGAACTCATCCGCCTTCGCCCGCAGGTCGCCGCTGCCAACTGTGCCAGCGCGCTGACCCGGGCGATGCAGCAGATCGAGCGTCTGCTGCTCAACGAACTGTGGGAATGGCAGGGCTCGCTCGAAAAGTGA
- a CDS encoding DUF1328 domain-containing protein, with the protein MLHWSLVFLVVALIAGVLGLTGIAGMSAQIAWILFVIFLILWLVSFVMRGARKL; encoded by the coding sequence ATGTTGCACTGGAGCCTTGTTTTTCTGGTGGTTGCGCTCATCGCGGGTGTGCTCGGCCTCACTGGCATCGCGGGCATGTCCGCCCAGATCGCGTGGATCCTTTTCGTGATCTTCCTGATCCTGTGGCTGGTGTCCTTTGTGATGCGCGGCGCGCGGAAGCTATGA
- a CDS encoding SDH family Clp fold serine proteinase codes for MSALRPVDHHTRLQLNHHLEKIEAAFDADIITIVSPILYGLDAVVKRAVEMFETRRRRVAVVLDTPGGIVEVVERMVTTLRHHYEEVYFIIPDRAMSAGTVFAMAGDKIFMSYFSSLGPIDPQVEKDGRLVPALAYLVQFQRLCTKAANNTLNTAEFALLNKLDLGELHQFEQARELSQELLIDWLSRYKFKDWTVHSSSGNVVTEDDRKNRAKEIAASLSNNERWHSHGRGISRETLVGEMRLKIDELEGIENLNPSLDDYFGLLKDYMAREQHSSFVHSRLYF; via the coding sequence ATGAGCGCATTGCGACCAGTCGATCACCATACCCGCCTCCAACTCAATCACCACCTTGAAAAGATCGAGGCGGCCTTTGACGCGGATATCATAACGATAGTATCTCCAATACTTTATGGATTGGATGCCGTTGTGAAACGGGCCGTGGAAATGTTCGAAACACGCAGGCGGCGGGTTGCCGTCGTTCTTGATACGCCCGGCGGCATTGTGGAGGTTGTAGAGCGGATGGTCACCACTCTCAGGCACCATTACGAAGAGGTTTACTTCATCATCCCGGACCGAGCGATGTCAGCGGGGACCGTGTTTGCGATGGCTGGGGACAAGATCTTCATGAGCTACTTTTCCAGCTTGGGGCCCATTGATCCGCAGGTCGAAAAGGACGGCAGATTGGTTCCTGCTCTGGCCTATTTGGTTCAATTTCAAAGGCTTTGCACGAAAGCCGCCAACAATACTTTGAATACTGCCGAGTTCGCACTTTTAAACAAACTCGACCTAGGGGAGCTTCACCAATTCGAACAAGCTCGGGAGCTTTCTCAAGAACTGCTCATTGATTGGCTCTCTCGCTACAAATTCAAAGACTGGACGGTTCACAGTTCAAGCGGCAACGTGGTCACCGAGGATGATCGCAAGAACAGAGCGAAAGAAATCGCTGCAAGCCTCAGCAACAACGAACGCTGGCATTCGCATGGGCGCGGAATTTCCCGTGAAACTTTGGTGGGAGAAATGCGTCTTAAGATTGACGAGTTAGAGGGCATCGAAAACCTCAATCCCTCTCTTGACGATTATTTTGGATTGCTTAAAGATTATATGGCAAGAGAACAGCACTCTTCCTTCGTTCACTCTCGACTCTACTTCTGA
- a CDS encoding DNA cytosine methyltransferase, translated as MARKRTFTFCEFFAGGGMARAGLGAQWLCQFSNDFDQKKGETYAANWGGDTLRIGDVKAVKVSDLPGEVDLVWASFPCQDLSLAGGGAGLLGERSGTFWPFWKLIQGLVSNATPPRMIVLENVCGALTSHGGKDFSAICSALAKAGYQFGALVIDAAHFVPQSRPRLFVVACRSDVQIPPHLQCALPEQAWHSKPLVRAFDLLPKALQKAWIWWSLPFPTETRLKFGDLIEDEPADVEWHSRAETQKLLSMMSPINRAKVEAAKKTGARMVGTIYKRTRPDENGVKAQRAEIRFDDISGCLRTPAGGSSRQVVMLVHGESVKSRLISARETARLMGLPDNYKLPSRYNEAYHLTGDGVVVPVVRHLAKHLLEPLILRHRVSASPKKAA; from the coding sequence ATGGCACGAAAAAGGACTTTCACTTTTTGCGAATTCTTCGCCGGAGGGGGGATGGCCCGCGCCGGTTTGGGAGCCCAGTGGCTATGCCAGTTCTCTAACGATTTCGACCAAAAGAAGGGGGAAACCTACGCTGCAAACTGGGGTGGCGACACGCTGCGAATCGGGGACGTCAAAGCTGTGAAGGTTTCGGATCTGCCCGGCGAAGTCGATTTGGTGTGGGCCTCTTTCCCTTGCCAAGACCTTTCGCTTGCGGGTGGCGGAGCCGGACTTCTAGGAGAGCGTTCAGGCACGTTTTGGCCGTTTTGGAAACTTATCCAAGGGCTCGTCAGCAATGCCACCCCGCCAAGAATGATCGTGCTGGAAAATGTCTGCGGTGCACTCACTTCGCATGGCGGCAAGGACTTCTCGGCTATTTGCAGTGCTCTCGCCAAAGCAGGATACCAATTTGGAGCCCTTGTGATTGATGCGGCCCATTTCGTGCCACAATCCCGACCACGTCTTTTTGTCGTCGCATGCCGTTCAGACGTGCAGATTCCTCCGCATCTTCAGTGCGCCCTTCCCGAACAAGCATGGCATTCGAAGCCGCTGGTAAGAGCATTCGATTTGCTTCCAAAGGCTCTACAAAAAGCGTGGATCTGGTGGTCATTGCCCTTTCCTACGGAAACGCGTCTCAAATTCGGTGACCTAATCGAGGACGAACCTGCCGACGTGGAGTGGCATAGCCGGGCTGAAACCCAAAAACTTCTTTCGATGATGTCCCCTATCAATCGGGCGAAGGTGGAAGCTGCAAAGAAGACCGGTGCGAGGATGGTTGGGACCATCTATAAGCGCACCCGGCCCGACGAAAATGGAGTGAAAGCCCAACGGGCGGAAATCAGATTTGACGACATTTCAGGATGCTTGAGAACACCCGCTGGCGGTTCGTCTCGTCAGGTGGTCATGCTCGTCCACGGCGAGAGTGTTAAGAGTCGTCTCATTTCCGCACGCGAAACGGCACGCCTAATGGGTCTGCCTGACAACTACAAGCTCCCTAGCCGCTACAATGAAGCCTATCACCTAACAGGGGACGGTGTCGTCGTGCCGGTTGTTCGTCATCTAGCGAAGCACCTTTTGGAGCCGCTTATTCTTCGTCATCGTGTCTCGGCATCTCCAAAGAAAGCCGCATGA